GCCCTTCTCGACCAGCTCGCGCGGCTGGGCGAGACCTTCTCGCGACCCGCCACCATCCACCAGACGGTGAAGCTTGCCGCGCATGATGGGGTGCAGCAGGCGGAGCAGTCCGCGCTCATTGCCGACCAGGCCCCGCTGGCCGCATTGCGGGCGTCCGTGCGCACCAATCGGCACACAGCGCCGGGTGGCTTCTGCATCGGTGATGTGCGGTTGTGGCTGCGTGGCGACGACGAAGAGGCGGAGCTCTCCTATGTAGGACAGGTGGGCGGTATGCCGGTTGTGCTGCATTTAGACATCAACACGTTCGGGCAGCCACCGGAGGAGCCCTCGCTCATCCGGCGTGGCGAGTCGAACCTCGAGGGTCCGGGCGTCAAGCCGCATCGCCTGCGGCCGGGCGCGTACTGGTCGCGGGCGAGGCAGGTGAGGAATGGCTGGGTGCGTTCATGGAGGACGGCCGCCGTCCGCATGGGTTCTACGCGGAGTATGCGGTGCAAAGTCCGATGCCAGCTGCCCCTCGCGTTCTGATCAGCCTCACCACTGGCCGTGAAAACCATACAGGCGGTGATCCGCAGATGGCCGATGAGACGGCCATCGCGCTCTAGGATCGGATCCTCGGATCGATCCCGAAGTAGGCAGCTTGGACTGGCCCCGAAAGCGGCCCGCTATGTCCACCAGAAGCGGGTAACGTGGAAGAAAACCGGTGCCGCGAAACACACTGAGTCCAGGCGATCCAGCATGCCGCCATGACCTTCGATCATGTGGCCCCAATCCTTGATGCCCCGGTCCCGCTTGATTGCCGACATCACCAGGCCGCCAAAGAAGCCCATGAGGTTGATCACGAGGGCTAGAAAGCCTGCCTGCAGAGGCGAAAACGGGGTGATCCACCACAACGCTGCCCCCAGCAACGACGCGCTCGCAACACCTCCTACGAATCCTTCTATGGTTTTCGAAGGAGACAGGCGCGGCGCGATCAACCGGCGCCCGAACAGTTTTCCCCACACGTACTGCAGCACGTCGGACGACTGCACCACGATTACCAGGAAAGCGATCAGCAGAAGGTTGCGGCCTTCGTACCCCGAGATGGGAAGGTTGAGCAGTGCCGGCACATGCGAGATGCAGAACACGCTGATCATCAACCCCCACTGCACCTTTGCCGTACGCTCGAGATAGCCGGTTGTGTCTCCACCGGCGGTTGCCAGGATTGGCAACAACAGGAAGGCATAGACCGGTATCAGCAGGGTGTACATGCCATACCAGTCCGCAAAGACCAGCCAGTACTGGTAGGGCAGCACCACGTAGAAAGCCGCAACCAATGCATAATAATCGCCGCGGCGCGTCGGGGTGAGGGTGATGAATTCGCGCAGGGCGAACAGCGATACCGCGGCGAACAGGACGATCACGCCGGTTCGGCCGCCCAGGAACGCCAAGCCCACGACGGCCGCCATCGCCCACCAGGCGCGGATACGCGAGGCAAGGTTGTCGAGGACGGCGCTAGGTGCGTCTACGCGCCAGCGCAAGGTCTCGGCGACGAGGGTAGCGAACAGCAGTGCCGCGGCGATGCCGGCAAAGAGCAATGTGCTATCTGGAGCACTGCGCAAGCTGTCGATCACCGGTCTATCTCTGAAGTCGATGACGCAGCGCTTGCGCCGGGCAACGTCTCGCCGTCCAGTGCAATCAGTGCTCGGCGTGCACGGTCGAGGAAGGCTTGTTTCTCCTCGTCCGCGGTCAGGCGCAGCGGAGCCCCGAAACGCGCGGTGCACAGCAACGGCAACGGTAGCAGTTGCCCCTTGGGCATCACTCGACGAAGGTTGTCGAGCCAGACCGGGATGAATTCCAGTTCAGGCCGCTTCCGTGCCAGGTGATAGATGCCGCTCTTGAACGGCAGCACACCCTCGCCGGTGTTTCGGGTGCCTTCGGGGAACAGGATCAGTGACGCGCCTTCATCGACGGCCTGGCAGAGCGTCTGGATCGGATCCTCGCTGCGGCGGCCAGGATCGCGCTCGATGAGGACGGCGTTGAATACGTTGCGGATCACGTAGCGGCGTAGCCAGCCCTGGGTCCAGTAATCTGCCCCTGCCACGGGACGGACGTCTCGGCGCAGAGCCGCCGGCAGGGCCGACCAGATCATGACGAAGTCTCCGTGGCTGGCATGGTTGCCGTAATAGACCCGATGTCCGGCAGAGGGTATCGAGCCTTGCCAGAGCGCGCGGGCCCCGGTCAGCGTGCGGATGGCGCCGCTGAAGCCACGTGCGATCAACGCATCCAGCATCACAGCACTCCTTGGTGGCGCAGGCGCAGAGCCAGCAGGCAGGCACTGCCCAGCAGCCCCGCCTGTATCGCCAGCAGGCAGGCTTGGAGCACCAGCCATTGCTTGGCTCCCTTCCAGCGCTGCGGCCAATTGCGACCAGCCCGCTGCGGTGGAAGCAGACCCAGTCGGAGTAGGGCCGCATCCAACTCGCGTGTGGCTAGCTCAGGTCCCAGCGGCGCGACTGCTTCAAGCAGTTCGGTGTCGATGTTCGTTCGAGCCGCGCAATAACCTTGTGCGAAGGCGGTGGCGAGGCTCGCGGAAATCAATGCACAGACCGCCAGTCCGGACCATGAAGAGAACCCTGCAACGATAGATAAGAGCCACGTGCCGGCCAGGATCGCCATCACCAGAGAAATGATGGAAAGTCCGCGGCCGCGCCGCAGAATGGCCGCCATCAAATGGAAATCGACAGGGGTCATCCGGCCCGCTCCCCGGTGGCCCCGGAGGTCCGCGGCGCCTCCCACGACAATGCGTGGAGCAGACGACGATGTGCCGTACCCAGTACGATCTGGCGACGTGCGATGCGTACCCGGGCAATGGCTTCGTCCGGGTCTGTGGCGGACCCATCACGCAACAACCAGGCCGCCACCGAGACGGCACTGCGTGAGTAACCCAGTGCGCAGCACACCAGGACCGGTCCATGTTGCCGCGCTGTCCGGATGGCGTCGGCTGCTGCCAGCAGCTGTGCTGACGACGGCATGACGAGATCGAGCATCGGCACGATGCGATCACCGGGGCGGGCGCCCCCGGGGAGCGGGAGTTCCGCACAGACGTCAACGACGATGAAGTCTTGGCGCGACGACTGGCTCGGGATGCGGCCAATCCAGACACCCCCGGCAACCTCGACCGGGCCCGGGTGACGCAGCGTCCAAAGGCGCGAGTTGATCCAGGCGACGAGGAAATACGGGGCATAGAGCCAGCGTGCAGCCAACGACATGCGGCCATCGGCGCGCTTCTGGAAACCGGCCGGGCCGAGGAAAGCGTAGTTCAACGCGACCATCGCCAGCGACAGTGCCGGCCACCACGCCCACAACCACGTTCCGCCTTGCGCCATGGCAAGCAGCGCACAACCGGCTGAGCCCGCGAGGTAGGCCATAGCCAATCGCAAACGCGCGTGAGCACGCGAAAAGCGCACCGCATACAGCGGCGAATGCTTTTCCCCCGGCAACAGCCAGATACAGAGCCAGCCTGCTGCCAATCCTGAGGGGACATCGATGAAGTGGTGTTGCCAGGTAGTCAGCACGGACACGCACACCAGCGCGAACCACGCGTGTAGCAGCCAGCGCGAAGCCCCTTGGAGATGCCGCGCATACAGCGTCCAGAGAATTATCGTCAGCGCGATATGCAGCGAGGGAGCCTGGTTGTAGGGACGGTCGAAACTCTCCAGAGCCGCAAACATGTGCCCCGGTAGTCCATCCACCGGTGGCCGGTCAAAACTGAAAGCCAGTGGCCAGATCAGAAAGCAGACTACCGCGAGGATCTGTGCCGACAACAGGCGCAGGCAATGGGTATCGAGTTCGTTTCGGGTGCGGCACACGAACAGGGAGGCCACATAGAAGGCGTTGGTGGTCCAGTACGGGATGATCGTCCATGCCACGAACGGGATCTCCTGTTCCCAGCCGAAGAAAACACTGGGGACGCCGTCCCGGCGGGCTGCCATCGCGTTGGCGAAGCCATAGCTTGCGTAGAAGAAGGGCCCTAGCAGAGCCAGCCAGGCGATCGCACGGCGCCAAGGGCGCGGGTCCATGGACGCACCCTCAGTCACCGATACGCTCCGCCAGGGACACAGTGAAGATGCCCCAGCGATCGACGCGTTGTTCCAGCTTCCGGAAACCGGCGGTGGCAACCAGCTGATCGAGTTCCGCTTGGGTTCTGCGACGCATCACCCACGCCGCCCCATCGCGGTGGCTGGTCAGGGCGCGAGCAATGAACTCGAGCTGCGGGTGCCACGGCTGGCCGGTGTAGACGAGATAGCCTCCGGGTCGTACGGCAGCTGCCAGGCCTCCCAATGAGTCCTGTACCAACTGGTTGTCCGGGAACAGTTCATACAGTCCCGATACCACGGCGAGTGTGGGAGCAGGGTCGAGCGCGGCGAGCGCTCCGCGATCGAAGGCGTCGCCAGGCTCGAAACGGGCAAGGTCACCGGCGTTCATCGCCGCAATCAACGCGCGTCCGCGTTCGATATTCAGGTCGCTGTAGTCGCGCAGCAGGATGTGGTCGGCCTTGTCGCCGCTTGCCAGCGCCTCAAGCACATAGCGCCCATGGCCCGCGGCGATGTCCACTGCATTGACCGGCCACCCGTTGACCCGGAGACGCCGCATGGCCTCGCCCAGAAGTTCAAGGAGATGCTCCCGGCGCCTGCGGATGCCGCGCCAACCGATCGCATCCAGGTAATTGCGGTCAACGAAACGGCCCAGTGCGCCCCGGCCCCGCGCGCGGTTCTCATAGACGTAATCGAGGGTGCTGCCGGAATCGAATCCGGTGGTCAGGCCGAGGCGGATACCCTCGGACAGCTTTCCACCCACGCGCAATGATGCACGGGCAAGGCGCCAACGCAGATCAGCCAGCGAGGCACACTGCGGGGGCCACGCCAGCACCTGGGCCTCGTCGAAGGTAGCGCCATGACGATGGGCATCCAGTAACGACGGCAGTCGCGCGGCTTCGGCAAAGCGGCCGTGCAGGAACGAGCGGATGCGCTCCACTGCCTGCATGCGATCCCGCTCGCCGAGAGTGTCGTGGAAAAATCCGCGCAGGAAGTGGCGCTCCTTGACGTGTGACCCCAGACGCTCGAAGAAACGATCCTGCGGCGCACGATGGACCACGAAGTCGGAACCTGAAACCAGCAACTGGGTCGGGACGACGATGGCAGCCGCGTCGTCCACCACACGTTTGGCGGCCGCGTCCAGGCCGAGCAGTACGCGTACGGAGATCGGTCGCGTCACCAGCGGATCGGTCCGATAGCTTGCGATGCGATCGGAGTCGTGGGTGAGGAATTGTGGCTTGACGTAGCTGTTGACGAAGAAGTTGCCACGAAGTCGCTGCATCAGCGCCAGCGCCGGACGCGCGAGGGGGACGTACAGCTTCACCTTGAATGCTGGAGACGCGAGCACCAGTGCCCGCAACCTGGGTGCATAGTCATGCACCCAGGTTGCAGCCACCACTGCTCCCACGCTTTGCGCCACCACCGCGAGTTTCTCGTGGGGAAAGCCATGTTTGTGTGCGATCCACTTCGCGAAGGTATCGAGATCGTGGACCAGCGCCTCGAAGCCCGGTGCGTCGCCACGCTCACCCGGCGAACGACCATTACCACGCGCGTCCCAGGCGAAGATGTCGAAATCCGTCAAGCCAAGCTCGTCGGCAAGGTGGGCCATGCGGCCGGAATGTTCGTGGCCGCGATGCAGCAGGATCACTGCCCCTCGCGCAGTGCCAACGGCGGGCCAATGCCGGTAGAACAGCTGCAGGCCGTCCCACGAAGTGAATTCCAGTTCCCTCTGTACCCGCATCGGGTCATCCTCCTTGCAGATCGTCGTGCATATGCGTTTCCGCCAGTCCTTTCGCGATCCGACGATAAACAGTCACAGCGCAGAGCACGGCCACTGTTGCAGAGACCGCATCCACCGTGCGGGGGCCCGCCCAGCCGGCCGCCAGCACCACTCCGAGTACGCCGATGACAAGCGCCCGGTCGCTCTTGCCCATCGGACCGTCGTAACGGCGGCTTGCTCCTACCATCAGTCCCAGCACACCCGCGTACTCGGTCAAGACTGCGGCCAGCACCATGGTCCACAACAACGTTCCGTTGATCCCGGTCATCCCGAGCAGACACAGATAAAGTGCCGCATCCGAGATCGCGTCGCAGAGTTCGTTGAGGTAGGCACCCAAGCTCGACTGCTGGGCGAATTCGCGCGCGAGCATCCCGTCGATGGCGTTGAGCGCCATGCGTATAAGCATCCAGCCGGGAAGAAGCAGGTAGAGCAATGGGTGACTGCCAGCCTGTCGGTACACGACCCAAGCCACCACGAGCGAGACGCCTGCTGCCATCAGCGTGACCTGGTTGGCGGTCATGCCCGCGCGTGCCACGCGGCGAGCGAGCGGGCGCAGGAGCAGCTGGAAGCGTCCCTTCATTCCATAGATCGACATGAGCCCCGTTTCACATTCCATGTGCAGCGGCGGAGAGTACGCCAACGCCGTCGTGGAGGGTACCGCCGCCGCCTCCCTTGGAAACCCACCCCGCCGCACCCACAATCGCGGAATGGAAATCAGGTCAGACAATCCCGAGCACGGCTTCCAGTTCCCCGGTGTGTTCGAGATCACCGCCATGGGGCCGGCTTCGGCCGGGCTGGAGGCGGAGATCCCGCGCCTGCTGCAGGCGGCGGGGCTGGTGGTGCTGGAGGAATCAGTGCGCAGCCGCGACTCGAGCGGCGGCAGGTTCGTGTCGGTCAAGCTGAGCTTCCGCGCCAGTTCGCGCGAGGAGTACGAGGCCGCGCACGCCGCCTTGCGCGAGCATCCCGAAGTGAAGTGGACCCTCTGACCCCCGGCTGGCCCCGCTTGGCTGGAAATCGCCGTTCCGGGCACGCCGCGTCCGTCGTCCATCGTTGCGGGATAATGGCCGGCCTTTCCGCCTGACCGCGCCGTCTTGAACGCCACCAGCGCCCTTGTTCGCGACCTCGGTCGCCAGCCGTACGAGCCGGTGTGGCGCGCGATGCAGCGCCTTACCGATGCACGCGACGCCGGGACCCCGGACGAGATCTGGGTGGTCGAGCACGATCCGGTGTTCACCCTGGGGCAGGCGGGCAGGGCCGAGCACGTGCTGATGCCGGGTGACATCCCGGTGGTCCATGTCGACCGCGGCGGGCAGGTGACGTATCACGGGCCGGGGCAGGTCGTGGTCTACCCGCTGCTGGATCTGAAGCGGCTCAAGGTCGGCGTGCGGGACTACGTCGTGCGCATCGAGCAGGCGGTGATCGACACCCTGGGCGAGTGGAACATCGGTGCCGCGCGACGCGATGGCGCGCCCGGTGTCTACGTGGCCGGCGCCAAGGTGGCGGCACTGGGTATCCGCGTGCGCCGCGGCTGCACCTTCCATGGGCTGGCGTTCAACGTGGCGATGGACCTCGAGCCGTTCACACGCATCAACCCCTGCGGTTACGAAGGGCTGCAGGTGACCTCGGTGCTAGACTTGGGCGGACCTTCGGGCATGGACGCCGTGAAGCCGGTCCTCCTCGACGCCCTGGCGTCCCAGTTCGGGCTGCGGCTGTTGCCCGCCGCCGTCCCGCCGGACCTGCTGGCGGCCTGACGCCGCCGCTCTCCCCACGACTTCCACGAGACGGCCATGACCGAATCCGCCGACCGGACCATCCCGCTGCAGGTGCTCGCGCCCGCCGACGACAGCCTGCGA
This portion of the Luteimonas yindakuii genome encodes:
- a CDS encoding phosphatidate cytidylyltransferase — translated: MDFRDRPVIDSLRSAPDSTLLFAGIAAALLFATLVAETLRWRVDAPSAVLDNLASRIRAWWAMAAVVGLAFLGGRTGVIVLFAAVSLFALREFITLTPTRRGDYYALVAAFYVVLPYQYWLVFADWYGMYTLLIPVYAFLLLPILATAGGDTTGYLERTAKVQWGLMISVFCISHVPALLNLPISGYEGRNLLLIAFLVIVVQSSDVLQYVWGKLFGRRLIAPRLSPSKTIEGFVGGVASASLLGAALWWITPFSPLQAGFLALVINLMGFFGGLVMSAIKRDRGIKDWGHMIEGHGGMLDRLDSVCFAAPVFFHVTRFWWT
- a CDS encoding lysophospholipid acyltransferase family protein is translated as MLDALIARGFSGAIRTLTGARALWQGSIPSAGHRVYYGNHASHGDFVMIWSALPAALRRDVRPVAGADYWTQGWLRRYVIRNVFNAVLIERDPGRRSEDPIQTLCQAVDEGASLILFPEGTRNTGEGVLPFKSGIYHLARKRPELEFIPVWLDNLRRVMPKGQLLPLPLLCTARFGAPLRLTADEEKQAFLDRARRALIALDGETLPGASAASSTSEIDR
- a CDS encoding phosphatase PAP2/dual specificity phosphatase family protein — its product is MDPRPWRRAIAWLALLGPFFYASYGFANAMAARRDGVPSVFFGWEQEIPFVAWTIIPYWTTNAFYVASLFVCRTRNELDTHCLRLLSAQILAVVCFLIWPLAFSFDRPPVDGLPGHMFAALESFDRPYNQAPSLHIALTIILWTLYARHLQGASRWLLHAWFALVCVSVLTTWQHHFIDVPSGLAAGWLCIWLLPGEKHSPLYAVRFSRAHARLRLAMAYLAGSAGCALLAMAQGGTWLWAWWPALSLAMVALNYAFLGPAGFQKRADGRMSLAARWLYAPYFLVAWINSRLWTLRHPGPVEVAGGVWIGRIPSQSSRQDFIVVDVCAELPLPGGARPGDRIVPMLDLVMPSSAQLLAAADAIRTARQHGPVLVCCALGYSRSAVSVAAWLLRDGSATDPDEAIARVRIARRQIVLGTAHRRLLHALSWEAPRTSGATGERAG
- a CDS encoding bifunctional alpha/beta hydrolase/class I SAM-dependent methyltransferase, producing the protein MRVQRELEFTSWDGLQLFYRHWPAVGTARGAVILLHRGHEHSGRMAHLADELGLTDFDIFAWDARGNGRSPGERGDAPGFEALVHDLDTFAKWIAHKHGFPHEKLAVVAQSVGAVVAATWVHDYAPRLRALVLASPAFKVKLYVPLARPALALMQRLRGNFFVNSYVKPQFLTHDSDRIASYRTDPLVTRPISVRVLLGLDAAAKRVVDDAAAIVVPTQLLVSGSDFVVHRAPQDRFFERLGSHVKERHFLRGFFHDTLGERDRMQAVERIRSFLHGRFAEAARLPSLLDAHRHGATFDEAQVLAWPPQCASLADLRWRLARASLRVGGKLSEGIRLGLTTGFDSGSTLDYVYENRARGRGALGRFVDRNYLDAIGWRGIRRRREHLLELLGEAMRRLRVNGWPVNAVDIAAGHGRYVLEALASGDKADHILLRDYSDLNIERGRALIAAMNAGDLARFEPGDAFDRGALAALDPAPTLAVVSGLYELFPDNQLVQDSLGGLAAAVRPGGYLVYTGQPWHPQLEFIARALTSHRDGAAWVMRRRTQAELDQLVATAGFRKLEQRVDRWGIFTVSLAERIGD
- a CDS encoding CDP-alcohol phosphatidyltransferase family protein, whose translation is MSIYGMKGRFQLLLRPLARRVARAGMTANQVTLMAAGVSLVVAWVVYRQAGSHPLLYLLLPGWMLIRMALNAIDGMLAREFAQQSSLGAYLNELCDAISDAALYLCLLGMTGINGTLLWTMVLAAVLTEYAGVLGLMVGASRRYDGPMGKSDRALVIGVLGVVLAAGWAGPRTVDAVSATVAVLCAVTVYRRIAKGLAETHMHDDLQGG
- a CDS encoding DUF493 family protein, whose amino-acid sequence is MEIRSDNPEHGFQFPGVFEITAMGPASAGLEAEIPRLLQAAGLVVLEESVRSRDSSGGRFVSVKLSFRASSREEYEAAHAALREHPEVKWTL
- the lipB gene encoding lipoyl(octanoyl) transferase LipB, coding for MNATSALVRDLGRQPYEPVWRAMQRLTDARDAGTPDEIWVVEHDPVFTLGQAGRAEHVLMPGDIPVVHVDRGGQVTYHGPGQVVVYPLLDLKRLKVGVRDYVVRIEQAVIDTLGEWNIGAARRDGAPGVYVAGAKVAALGIRVRRGCTFHGLAFNVAMDLEPFTRINPCGYEGLQVTSVLDLGGPSGMDAVKPVLLDALASQFGLRLLPAAVPPDLLAA